From Clavelina lepadiformis chromosome 9, kaClaLepa1.1, whole genome shotgun sequence, the proteins below share one genomic window:
- the LOC143471339 gene encoding bromodomain adjacent to zinc finger domain protein 2B-like isoform X3: MDQNKSGSRREKHVSDQNKTTNSNSQKQTSFAAQMGLSVPPVYLNPTLFAGSGFLSPSDMVSQQLLNLQGAGLPGFDPNSFHALNAMAGLSASGGMPLNIGSDLMSMAMAQQNMAALNSCVAPSMTNSYPNINPFLNQTFQQLSMHEPRNSLSSNKDQTSINGERDGSTLGSTASTSRLTPSKVLSPRHTSTSHNTKVNSHSSYSASDSVSKVIKNQAEALAHKQAQTEQLMQAEMMKHFEQQYILQQMQLQQQQDQLEAALKAVRRPVEPSGSHSQFTKNASQSDKLQQQLSESIYQQLLSSTTSGLVGMQPPPNTYFGSQALTDGFMGLGQLPPVPPTTSRRKTSYKSSELPSTSSQKIVSPKSNYQPNSKNGCQEESNTNMFLAAIYNQLQQERGPAAASLLGLPPTSLSPSDDTHSIPNLNNTSPGLREKLKEISTRDEPQRKSNESSQGQIKDTSQSKQSSSMSLRDETPGSENALSKQIALDGCHGEKLMSNKNMTMSQMESKSPSWHVKNNIDFQEAERSSTFDGNTDEHREKTTAANPFTSAGSNSHTKQHNQNDNDHAVRSFTEADFMQAISAQECAQSIPSGGNMETFMLACNHLLSSGQPGDLNKVNEMLAAVVALEMQRLQMQQMQQMNLTKELKMLRKTDSKSTSEEASKQCVGKPPLSKVSKHSYQADFESKDSLRDEFIGPGDKPIRKRRRVISNEEEVLLPLKEGWKREVRFKYFGNQLRGEVFYVSPDGKKHRTFPDVLKFLEDNNVTHLHRNNFSFSSRLRIGSFYEQKDKNTKQWTKISENELDSRWGSMEQLDHSPLSKSVSSLSDSVSRNKSRSKVFGQGANLQNQADLAKRALQERMRHEDEQQALKEAAEAKFRLRQQQKAQAKLEKQQRMEQQKMEREMRERQLIEERQKLEAARQLMKYQDALRKAKEKNTQRQIEAMEREQRRQNLVLLKALETKRRAEERDKRREELRNEKIFIRERKLEQRRLAMKLARELKMPVEDMCLTDNKHMPDLKPLQGIMLEEDKKAFWTQLSGNATATVLMVLEFLYTFKDAILIDESVIPSFEQLQRGLLNDPEHIGSLVRLTMALLHQCLCDPGVPAPGPWLHCAIGLKVTDVDVSKGNYSEILRLFVWARNGNKNDITQLLETEPFPSLTPDQKADILGFLVNELICSQPVCTEIDKHLDNLATLRRDKWIVEGKIRQVRIEHAHDESDHSTSSPSKIRSKNKGEDEMEEKGEKDDSSKDNDSITGDSKPTCRSDTVIQRKIKKLTKEHQSFNERLFSSSKPLRAIDMGQDRYKRRYWVLSNLGGVFVEGLESGHWYDDDEFETDENEIDEKKHYTFDGKIKIKQENVPLCTTIPENVKPPQTDTVLPACGDTKGLSDMTDTKQSDVLLPSDENAAVARDINIKTVESGSVTTKENASEISKHFKNLQTKVSDADHKMHGKEMTETTAVENKTSIKQTAGKYPPIDAVSRSKASSAKAGSLSQHCVEEQSSKKLFDDDAPEILPVDANPISTSSDGTNLVTQPCNKSVIWEAGTSNITSAAVTNNINEPLSSNHITARINNDVTNFAPHSSQSSNNINSTVCSEPPPVIGSVKNCVSQDIDKTTKVTSNHSATTSNNSHCKNNEATDLVLPCSNGNNPIDFNKLNTMISLASKTGACKKPEDSVEAAARAIAAKAVASSSHLLFPQFKPHSMRDLKNTTTTDVKGTLNEPTTQNLTPEKNPASHHSGKEEDFVDDTEKSSLGKHMTMALESIGMDAHELSCQQLEVLTGKNMKDSLNDLPGSSTRSQDHSHCSRNPDASEGNVTMQASSIQSIVKNSKLKLNPSQDIPMDLSNYLTDGLATSTSLSHDEGNMKNQPSPSGIKTLEFVNQRDFNLSESQMFSHVIDNLKMEPGLVAMKTDYDCIPSKHILAQNVREQPLLIPKQMKYGWWKITTEEDLNKLSDCLHSRGLREKNLHKGITKYHKYCVEAMETASKSEFQFENGPNFSTNIQEEQEQQDSCVNEQVAGDKSGKIQKRICSLRGDTCRSEDVEDVLENPVETAFQIEMEALKQVEDVTDQCVNVGILNKAWENLPKASVCQNDLAHIPYSFDDDNTLKHDWSNPICHNPKSVLNFAVDLLIKLEQALPRNYLKPPLIRKGGSSEFSNLPSLSEAGASDVAAGLRTWRNAVSTATSAAQLSMCVAMLESCIAWERTPKNPFKVDSSPKPKRKRVDKRPAPKSQAAACSSKKRKGQKVNELLSHVDDDELSNSSQKPLDCSEPTASTKEKTTEKKSFSSSEQDVFLHHTDLAANEDGIHSDDNTSMHSDDLGDEDATATSSDKGMGNHHTNNGISLQNLENDEKAKKKRKKTKDKIKKKKSHPFVYREILKDLQTHELATWFLFPVDPKVAPDYRKIIKKPMDFDTIENRLKKGRYKLPEQFSADVRLVFDNCQIYNEDNSPIGSAGQELRKYFDKRWAELEMAIEVEEKCAN; the protein is encoded by the exons ATGGACCAAAACAAATCTGGAAGTAGAAGGGAAAAGCATGTTTCagatcaaaataaaacaaccaaTAGCAATTCCCAAAAACAAACATCGTTTGCTGCACAAATGGGACTATCAGTACCTCCTGTATATTTAAATCCAACTTTGTTTGCAG gaTCAGGATTTCTATCGCCCTCAGATATGGTATCGCAACAGCTCTTAAACCTCCAAGGTGCTGGGCTACCAGGTTTTGACCCCAACTCTTTTCATGCACTTAACGCAATGGCAGGATTATCTGCAAGTGGAGGAATGCCACTCAACATTGGATCTG ACCTCATGAGCATGGCTATGGCACAGCAAAATATGGCTGCTTTAAATAGTTGTGTGGCGCCATCTATGACAAACTCCTATCCGAATATCAAtccatttttaaatcaaacctTTCAGCAACTGAGCATGCATGAACCAAGAAATAGTTTATCAAGCAATAAAGATCAAACATCTATAAATG GTGAGAGAGATGGGTCAACACTAGGAAGCACTGCATCCACTTCCAGGTTAACACCAAGTAAAGTGTTGTCCCCAAGACATACATCAACCAGCCACAATACAAAAGTAAACTCCCATTCATCATACTCTGCATCTGATTCAGTTTCCAAGGTTATTAAGAAT CAAGCAGAGGCACTTGCACACAAACAAGCTCAAACAGAGCAGCTCATGCAA GCAGAAATGATGAAGCATTTTGAACAACAATACATATTGCAGCAGATGCAGCTTCAGCAACAACAAGATCAACTTGAAGCAGCACTAAAAGCAGTTAGAAGGCCTGTGGAACCTTCTGGTTCACATAGCCAATTTACAAAGAAT GCATCACAATCGGACAAGTTGCAACAACAGTTATCAGAATCAATATATCAGCAACTGCTTTCTTCAACTACTTCTGGGCTTGTTGGAATGCAACCACCTCCAAATACGTATTTTGGTTCACAGGCATTGACTGATGGTTTTATGGGTTTGGGGCAG TTACCGCCAGTTCCTCCAACTACATCTAGGAGGAAAACATCTTATAAATCATCAGAATTACCTTCAACGTCTTCACAAAAAATTGTATCACCAAAATCAAATTACCAACCAAACAGTAAAAATGGTTGTCAAG AGGAATCAAATACCAACATGTTTCTGGCTGCAATTTATAATCAGTTGCAACAAGAACGTGGACCTGCAGCCGCATCATTGTTAGGATTACCTCCCACTTCCTTAAGTCCTTCTGATGATACCCATTCTATTCCTAACTTAAATAACACAAGTCCTGGTTTaagagaaaaattaaaagaaatctCTACTAGAGATGAACCACAAAGAAAATCCAATGAGAGTTCCCAAGGGCAAATCAAAGACACATCGCAAAGCAAACAATCCAGCTCAATGTCTTTGCGCGATGAAACACCTGGCTCAGAGAATGCCCTTTCCAAACAAATAGCCCTGGATGGATGCCATGGTGAAAAGTTAAtgtctaataaaaatatgacgATGTCACAAATGGAAAGTAAATCTCCCAGTTGGCATGTTAAGAACAATATTGACTTTCAAGAAGCTGAAAGGTCATCAACTTTTGACGGAAACACAGATGAACATCGTGAGAAAACTACTGCAGCCAATCCATTTACGTCAGCTGGCAGCAACAGCCATACTAAGCAGCACAATCAAAATGATAATGATCATGCAGTTAGAAGTTTTACTGAAGCTGATTTTATGCAAGCTATTTCAGCACAGGAGTGTGCTCAATCAATTCCTTCTGGTGGAAACATGGAAACATTTATGTTGGCTTGCAATCATCTTCTTAGCAGTGGACAGCCTGGTGATTTGAACAAAGTTAATGAAATGTTGGCTGCTGTTGTCGCTTTAGAAATGCAGCGTTTACAAATGCAGCAAATGCAGCAAATGAATTTAACTAAGGAATTAAAAATGCTTAGAAAAACTGATTCAAAATCTACTTCA GAAGAGGCTTCTAAGCAATGTGTTGGAAAACCACCTCTGTCAAAAG TCTCAAAACACAGTTACCAAGCAGACTTTGAGTCCAAGGACAGCTTAAGAGATGAGTTCATTGGGCCAG GAGATAAACCAATTCGCAAGCGTCGTAGAGTGATTTCTAACGAAGAAGAAGTCTTACTTCCACTAAAGGAAGGATGGAAAAGAGAG gttcgctttaaatattttggtaaCCAGTTACGAGGGGAAGTCTTTTATGTTTCACCTGATGGGAAAAAACATCGAACCTTTCCTGATGTTTTAAAG TTCTTGGAGGATAATAATGTCACTCATTTGCATAGGaacaatttttcatttagttCTAGATTGCGTATTGGTTCTTTTTATgaacaaaaagacaaaaatacaaaacag TGGACAAAGATATCGGAAAATGAACTGGATTCGCGATGGGGCTCCATGGAGCAGCTTGATCATTCTCCTCTGAGCAAATCCGTCTCTAGCTTGTCAGATTCTGTCAG CAGAAACAAAAGTAGGAGCAAGGTTTTTGGTCAAGGTGcaaatttacaaaatcaaGCAGACTTGGCCAAAAGAGCACTGCAAGAGAGAATGCGTCACGAAGACGAACAACAAGCATTAAAAGAAGCTG ctgAGGCTAAATTTCGTTTGCGCCAACAACAAAAGGCACAAGCAAAACTAGAGAAGCAGCAAAGAATGGAGCAACAAAAGATGGAGAGAGAAATGCGAGAAAGACAACTTATAGAG gAAAGGCAGAAACTAGAAGCTGCAAGACAGTTGATGAAATATCAGGATGCACTTCGAAAAGCAAAG gaaaagaaTACTCAACGGCAAATTGAAGCAATG GAAAGGGAGCAGAGAAGACAAAATCTTGTGCTATTGAAAGCATTAGAGACCAAAAGACGTGCTGAGGAGAGGGACAAGAGGCGTGAGGAATTGAGAAATGAGAAGATTTTTATAAGAGAACGAAAATTA GAACAACGGAGACTTGCAATGAAATTAGCTCGAGAGTTAAAAATGCCAGTTGAAGATATGTGTTTGACTGACAACAAACATATGCCAGATTTGAAACCATTACAAG GCATTATGTTGGAAGAAGATAAGAAAGCATTTTGGACGCAGCTTAGTGGAAATGCCACTGCTACAGTCTTGATGGTCTTAGAATTTTTGTATACTTTTAAGGATGCTATTTTAATAG ATGAAAGTGTAATTCCCTCGTTTGAACAACTGCAACGCGGTTTGTTGAATGACCCCGAGCATATTGGTTCACTTGTACGATTAACGATGGCATTGCTGCATCAATGTTTGTGTGATCCTGGTGTTCCTGCACCTGGACCATGG TTGCATTGTGCAATTGGGCTGAAGGTGACGGATGTTGATGTAAGCAAAGGAAACTACTCTGAAATTTTACGTCTTTTTGTGTGGGCTCGGAatggaaataaaaatgat ATCACACAACTTTTGGAAACAGAACCTTTTCCTTCGTTAACACCTGACCAAAAGGCAGATATTTTGGGTTTCCTGGTTAATGAACTTATATGCAGTCAGCCAGTCTGTACTGAGATAGATAAACACCTAGACAATCTTGCAACACTTCGCAGAGATAAATGGATTGTGGAAGGGAAGATCAGGCA AGTTCGCATTGAACATGCACATGATGAAAGCGACCATTCAACAAGTTCACCCTCGAAAATACGAAGTAAGAACAAGGGAGAGGATGAAATGGAGGAGAAAGGGGAGAAAGACGATTCATCAAAAGACAATGActct aTCACGGGAGATTCAAAACCCACATGCAGAAGTGACACTGTAATacagagaaaaataaaaaaactaaccAAG GAGCaccagtcattcaatgaacgtttattttcaagttcTAAACCATTAAGGGCCATAGATATGGGTCAAGATCGTTATAAAAGAAGATACTGGGTATTATCTAACCTCGGAGGG GTATTTGTTGAGGGATTGGAAAGTGGTCATTGGtatgatgatgatgaattTGAAACAGATGAAAACGAAATAGAtgaaaagaaacattatactTTTGatggcaaaataaaaataaaacaggaaAATGTTCCCCTTTGTACAACAATTCCTGAAAACGTTAAACCACCTCAAACAGATACCGTGCTACCAGCTTGTGGAGACACAAAGGGATTAAGCGACATGACGGACACAAAGCAATCAGATGTTTTACTGCCCAGTGATGAAAATGCAGCAGTAGCTAgagatataaatataaaaactgtTGAATCTGGCAGTGTTACTACTAAGGAGAATGCATCCGAGATATCCaagcattttaaaaacttacaaactAAAGTGTCGGATGCTGATCATAAAATGCATGGTAAAGAAATGACAGAAACGACTGCAGTTGAGAATAAAACGAGCATTAAACAAACTGCCGGCAAGTACCCACCTATTGATGCTGTTTCTCGCAGTAAAGCCAGCTCTGCCAAAGCGGGATCTTTATCTCAACATTGCGTTGAGGAACAGTCCTCCAAAAAGTTATTCGATGATGATGCACCCGAAATACTGCCAGTTGATGCGAATCCAATATCTACTTCCAGTGATGGAACTAATCTGGTCACACAACCTTGTAATAAAAGTGTTATTTGGGAAGCTGGTACTTCAAACATAACATCTGCTGCTGTCACGAATAATATAAATGAACCTCTAAGTAGCAATCACATTACTGCCAGAATTAACAATGATGTTACAAATTTTGCCCCGCACTCTTCACAATCTTCAAACAACATCAATTCTACTGTGTGTTCAGAACCTCCACCAGTCATTGGTTCAGTCAAGAACTGTGTAAGCCAAGACATAGACAAAACGACTAAGGTGACATCAAATCACAGTGCTACCACAAGCAACAATTCTCACTGCAAAAACAATGAAGCAACGGATCTGGTGTTACCCTGCAGCAATGGTAATAATCCAATTGATTTCAACAAGCTTAATACAATGATAAGTCTGGCTTCTAAGACTGGTGCTTGCAAGAAACCAGAAGATAGTGTCGAAGCAGCAGCTCGGGCCATTGCTGCAAAAGCTGTTGCTTCATCATCTCATTTGCTCTTTCCAC AATTTAAACCTCACAGCATGAGGGATTTGAAAAACACTACAACCACTGATGTAAAAGGTACACTTAATGAACCCACAACTCAAAATTTAACTCCAGAAAAAAACCCGGCATCACACCACTCAGGGAAAGAAGAAGATTTTGTTGACGATACAG AAAAATCTAGTTTGGGCAAGCACATGACCATGGCACTAGAAAGCATCGGAATGGATGCTCATGAATTGTCATGTCAACAACTGGAG gTACTCACTGGTAAAAATATGAAAGATTCCTTGAATGATTTACCGGGCAG cAGCACAAGAAGCCAAGATCATTCCCATTGTTCGAGAAATCCTGATGCTTCTGAGGGAAATGTGACTATGCAG gCGTCAAGTATTCAAAGTATagtcaaaaattcaaaactgaaACTCAATCCCAGTCAAGACATACCAATGGATCTTTCCAACTATTTGACAGACGGTTTAGCAACTAGTACAAGTTTATCACATGATGAAGGCAACATGAAAAATCAACCATCACCTTCAGGGATTAAAACATTAGAATTTGTAAATCAAAGAGACTTCAATTTGTCAGAAAGTCAAATGTTCAGTCATGTTATTGACAACCTAAAAATGGAGCCGGGACTGGTAGCTATGAAAACAGACTATGACTGCATACCATCCAAACACATACTTGCTCAAAATGTCAGAGAACAACCCTTGCTGATACCAAAAC AAATGAAATACGGCTGGTGGAAAATAACTACTGAGGAAGACCTTAACAAGTTATCTGATTGTCTTCATTCACGTGGTTTGAGGGaaaaaaacttacataaaGGTATTACCAAGTATCATAAATATTGTGTGGAAGCCATGGAGACTGCTAGTAAGTCAG aatttcaatttgaaaatgGACCAAACTTTTCTACAAATATTCAAGAAGAGCAGGAACAGCAAGACAGTTGTGTCAATGAACAGGTCGCTGGTGATAAATCaggtaaaatacaaaaacgtaTATGCAGTTTAAGAG GTGATACTTGCAGAAGTGAGGATGTTGAAGATGTGCTAGAAAATCCAGTTGAGACAGCTTTTCAAATTGAAATGGAAGcattaaaacaagttgaaGATGTAACAGATCAATGTGTGAATGTAGGGATTCTTAACAAG GCTTGGGAAAATTTGCCAAAAGCGAGTGTGTGTCAGAATGACTTGGCACATATACCATATTCATTTGATGATGATAACACACTTAAACACGATTGGAGCAATCCAATATGCCACAATCCAAAAAGCGTGCTTAACTTTGCTGTAGACCTTTTAATAAAGTTAGAACAAGCTTTGCCAAGAAACTATTTAAAACCTCCACTAATCCGAAAAGGGGGTTCGAGTGAATTCAGCAATCTTCCTTCTCTATCTGAAGCTGG tgcAAGTGATGTTGCAGCGGGCTTAAGGACATGGCGTAATGCAGTATCGACAGCCACCAGTGCAGCCCAGCTGTCTATGTGTGTAGCAATGCTAGAGTCATGCATAGCATGGGAACGTACTCCAAAG aaTCCCTTCAAGGTGGATTCAAGTCCTAAACCGAAAAGAAAGAGAGTTGATAAGCGGCCGGCTCCCAAATCTCAAGCTGCTGCATGTTcatcaaagaaaagaaaaggcCAAAAAGTGAATGAACTTTTGTCTCATGTTGATGATGATGAGCTGTCCAACTCTTCACAAAAACCTCTTGACTGTTCAGAACCAACAGCTTCTactaaagaaaaaacaactgAAAAGAAAAG TTTTAGTAGCAGTGAGCAAGATGTGTTTTTACATCATACCGATCTTGCTGCCAATGAGGATGGTATTCATAGCGACGACAACACTTCCATGCATTCTGATGATCTTGGAGATGAAGATGCAACTGCTACAAGTTCCGACAAAGGCATGGGTAACCACCATACAAACAATGGAATCAGTTTGCAGAATCTGGAAAATGATgagaaagcaaagaaaaaaaggaagaaaacaaaagataaaattaaaaagaaaaaatcccATCCTTTTGTTTATAG GGAGATTCTAAAAGACCTGCAAACTCATGAATTGGCCACATGgtttttgtttccagtggaTCCAAAAGTTGCACCTGATTATcgaaaaattattaaaaagcCAATGGATTTTGATACAATTGAAAATCGATTAAAGAAAGGAAG GTACAAGTTACCGGAGCAGTTTTCTGCGGATGTTCGCTTAGTTTTTGATAACTGTCAAATTTATAACGAAGACAATTCCCCAATTGGTAGTGCTGGACAGGAGCTGCGCAAGTATTTTGACAAAAGATGGGCTGAATTAGAAATGGCCATCGAAGTTGAAGAAAAATGTGCAAACTGA